Proteins encoded together in one uncultured Desulfosarcina sp. window:
- a CDS encoding IS4 family transposase has translation MYQGRTVFSQVLDFLPRKSFRTCVKRYNGNYRIRSFSCYEQFLCMAFAQLTYRESLRDTVLCLRGMHNKLHNVGIQCKVARSTLADANEKRDWRIYCDFAQALIGQARKLYADEDFGLELEETVYALDASTIDLCRSVFPWARFRSTKSGIKVHTLLDLRGNIPSFVRITDANVHDVNILDELLPEPGSIYVMDRAYLDFDRLHRLHRRWAFFILRTKANTKLRRLYSSPVDKSSGVICDQTVRPVVYKSAIGYPEKLRRIKYFDTETEKRLTFLTNHFELEARTVADLYKSRWQVELFFKWIKQHLRIKKFFGVSETAVKTQIWIAISVYVLVAIMKKRLALDQSLYTIFQVLSITLFEKTLISRALTENDYNNKFTSGHIQLNLFDS, from the coding sequence ATGTATCAAGGGAGAACCGTCTTTTCGCAGGTACTTGATTTTTTGCCACGGAAAAGCTTTCGTACCTGTGTTAAACGTTATAACGGCAACTACCGAATTCGTTCTTTCTCATGCTACGAGCAGTTCCTGTGTATGGCATTTGCGCAACTGACCTATCGTGAAAGCCTACGCGATACAGTTCTTTGCTTACGGGGGATGCACAACAAGCTTCATAACGTCGGAATCCAGTGTAAAGTTGCCAGGAGCACGCTTGCCGATGCCAATGAAAAACGGGATTGGCGTATTTACTGCGACTTCGCCCAGGCTTTGATCGGACAGGCCCGAAAACTTTATGCAGATGAAGATTTCGGCCTCGAACTCGAAGAAACGGTTTATGCCCTGGATGCATCCACAATCGACCTTTGTCGCTCGGTTTTTCCATGGGCACGGTTTCGATCCACCAAAAGCGGGATAAAGGTCCATACGTTGCTCGATCTCAGGGGCAATATCCCGTCATTTGTGCGCATAACCGATGCCAATGTTCATGATGTCAATATTCTTGATGAACTGCTTCCGGAACCCGGTTCGATTTATGTAATGGATCGTGCCTATCTTGATTTCGACCGGCTCCATCGACTACATCGCCGGTGGGCTTTCTTCATCCTGAGGACCAAAGCCAACACCAAGTTGAGACGGCTCTACTCCTCACCAGTGGATAAATCCAGTGGCGTGATCTGTGATCAAACCGTTCGCCCGGTGGTGTATAAATCGGCCATTGGCTATCCGGAAAAATTGCGACGAATAAAATATTTCGATACTGAAACCGAAAAACGCCTGACGTTCTTAACCAATCATTTCGAATTAGAGGCCCGGACCGTAGCTGATTTGTATAAATCCCGCTGGCAAGTGGAGCTGTTTTTCAAATGGATCAAGCAGCACCTGCGGATAAAGAAATTTTTCGGGGTTTCGGAAACCGCCGTAAAAACCCAGATCTGGATCGCTATATCCGTTTATGTGCTGGTGGCCATCATGAAAAAACGCCTGGCCCTTGACCAGAGCCTCTACACAATTTTTCAGGTTCTGAGTATTACTCTTTTTGAGAAAACCCTTATTTCACGAGCATTGACAGAAAATGATTACAATAACAAATTTACTTCTGGACATATCCAACTGAATTTATTTGATTCTTAA